From a single Candidatus Hydrogenedentota bacterium genomic region:
- the putP gene encoding sodium/proline symporter PutP — protein MSEDNLSIAVVFLIYLAAMLGLGFVFFRRTESTSDYFLGDRKLDKWVTALSAEASDMSGWLMLGLPGAAYLSGLSASWIAIGLLAGTYVNWRFVARRLRFFTGVSEEIITISDYLEHRFREKRNLLRVVSALFILVFFLIYTASGFVASGKLFSTVFDMPYSAGLLAGAAVVVSYTFLGGFNAVCWTDFFQGSLMFVAILAVPLAILDAAVDSGEMNAALTQLSASDPSFFTIFGDSGAGVAALLIGTISSLAWGLGYFGQPHILVRFMAIRSADDIAVSRRIAMVWVTFSLVGAVAVGILGRAAGGTSLEGADAEKIFMVLVRGLFPGVLAGVFLSAILAAIMSTADSQLLVTTSAFTQDFYRTFLRKNASDAELVWVSRLTVLGVSATALLLAFFSEKLVFAIVAYAWAGFGATFGPVLVGSLFWRRMTWQGALCGMATGGITVLTWGRLEGGIFDLYEIVPGCAVSAAAVIAASLASPPPPEEATREFDRLVSEMKQRGTAAE, from the coding sequence ATGTCTGAGGACAACCTATCCATAGCCGTCGTTTTTCTGATCTACCTTGCCGCCATGCTCGGTTTGGGGTTTGTGTTCTTTCGCCGCACCGAAAGCACCTCCGACTATTTCCTGGGCGACCGCAAGCTCGACAAATGGGTCACTGCACTGAGCGCCGAGGCATCGGACATGAGCGGCTGGCTTATGCTGGGGCTTCCGGGCGCCGCTTATCTCTCGGGCCTCTCCGCCTCGTGGATAGCCATCGGGCTGCTCGCGGGCACATACGTGAACTGGCGGTTTGTCGCGCGGCGGCTTCGGTTCTTCACAGGCGTCTCGGAGGAAATCATCACCATATCCGACTACCTGGAACACCGCTTCCGCGAGAAGCGCAACCTTCTGCGAGTCGTGTCGGCCTTATTCATCCTGGTCTTCTTTCTGATCTACACGGCATCGGGGTTTGTGGCAAGCGGAAAGCTGTTCAGCACCGTCTTTGATATGCCGTACAGCGCAGGACTGCTCGCGGGCGCCGCCGTGGTTGTCTCTTACACCTTCCTGGGAGGATTCAACGCGGTCTGCTGGACCGATTTCTTTCAGGGGTCGCTGATGTTTGTCGCCATCCTGGCCGTGCCGCTCGCGATTCTGGATGCGGCAGTAGACAGCGGAGAAATGAACGCCGCTCTGACACAACTCTCGGCGTCGGATCCTTCTTTCTTCACCATTTTTGGCGACAGTGGCGCCGGCGTCGCTGCTTTGCTCATCGGCACGATCTCCTCCCTCGCGTGGGGCCTGGGATACTTCGGGCAACCTCATATTCTCGTGCGGTTCATGGCCATCCGGTCCGCAGATGATATTGCCGTCTCCCGGCGCATCGCCATGGTCTGGGTCACCTTTTCCCTCGTGGGAGCTGTGGCGGTCGGCATACTGGGCCGGGCAGCAGGAGGCACGTCACTGGAAGGGGCCGATGCGGAGAAGATTTTCATGGTGTTGGTGCGCGGGCTGTTTCCGGGGGTATTGGCAGGGGTGTTTCTTTCCGCCATTCTCGCCGCGATCATGAGCACCGCCGATTCGCAGCTCCTGGTCACCACTTCCGCGTTCACGCAGGATTTCTACCGGACGTTTCTTCGAAAGAACGCCAGCGACGCGGAACTGGTCTGGGTGAGCCGCCTGACCGTCCTTGGCGTGTCCGCCACGGCGTTGCTCCTGGCCTTCTTTTCGGAAAAGCTGGTGTTTGCCATTGTGGCGTATGCCTGGGCGGGGTTCGGCGCGACGTTCGGGCCGGTACTTGTCGGCTCGCTGTTCTGGAGGCGCATGACCTGGCAGGGGGCACTGTGCGGCATGGCAACAGGGGGAATCACGGTGCTGACATGGGGCCGCCTCGAAGGCGGGATTTTCGACCTGTACGAAATCGTGCCCGGTTGCGCCGTCTCGGCCGCGGCCGTGATTGCCGCGAGTCTGGCATCCCCGCCGCCCCCGGAGGAAGCTACCCGCGAGTTCGACCGGCTGGTGTCCGAGATGAAACAAAGGGGTACAGCCGCAGAATGA
- a CDS encoding Vms1/Ankzf1 family peptidyl-tRNA hydrolase, with amino-acid sequence MITHDELQTLIHHAAKEGHNMLSVYLNVDQARAANLNRQFEVPLHNMLRGIEGVAGDVSERGDFEKCAVRVRQYVAEYRPSGRTLALFADPSQDFFWARDFRMSIENHARWLPRPFIRPFLEARNRHPRYVVALTDRGKTRLLTVYMGEIEEEKGLVAEEDVKHFDASGKDQTRSQMRFQRNAQEHAKHHLKNVVGALKDLDKSTQFDRLILGGPSRAVADLERLLSEPLKHRVVSTVTLPVEADRRTVLDETLRVDEDYECRSEMALTEELLTAAAKSHLAAIGLPATVKATVEGRVRMLVYPRDFMVLAKECPTLPANGGGAKLTDFFGKPIRPDENVLDLLVESTAREGGKVEVLHGEAGNRLKEEGAGIGAFLRY; translated from the coding sequence ATGATCACACATGACGAGCTGCAGACGCTGATTCATCACGCCGCAAAAGAGGGACATAACATGTTGAGCGTGTACCTGAACGTCGATCAGGCGCGCGCCGCCAATCTGAACCGGCAGTTTGAAGTGCCGCTGCACAACATGCTTCGAGGCATCGAAGGCGTTGCCGGTGATGTGAGTGAACGCGGGGACTTCGAGAAGTGTGCCGTCCGGGTCCGCCAGTACGTGGCGGAATACCGTCCGTCGGGCCGCACGCTGGCGCTTTTTGCAGACCCGTCGCAGGATTTCTTCTGGGCGCGGGATTTTCGCATGTCCATCGAGAACCATGCCCGATGGCTTCCCCGTCCATTTATTCGGCCGTTCCTCGAAGCGCGAAATAGACATCCCCGGTATGTCGTTGCGCTTACAGACCGCGGGAAAACGCGCCTGCTGACCGTCTACATGGGTGAGATCGAAGAGGAAAAGGGATTAGTCGCGGAGGAAGACGTAAAACACTTCGATGCGTCGGGAAAAGACCAGACGCGGTCTCAAATGCGCTTTCAACGAAACGCCCAGGAACATGCCAAGCATCATCTCAAGAACGTTGTGGGGGCGCTCAAAGACCTGGACAAGAGCACCCAGTTCGACCGGCTTATCCTCGGAGGCCCGTCGAGAGCCGTGGCCGATCTGGAGCGCCTCTTGTCGGAACCGCTGAAGCACCGTGTCGTGAGCACCGTCACGCTTCCCGTCGAGGCCGACAGAAGAACCGTGCTCGACGAGACATTGCGGGTGGATGAAGATTACGAGTGCCGAAGCGAAATGGCGCTGACGGAAGAACTGCTGACCGCCGCCGCAAAGAGTCATCTGGCGGCGATCGGACTTCCGGCTACGGTAAAAGCAACCGTCGAAGGGCGGGTACGCATGCTCGTGTATCCGCGCGATTTCATGGTGCTCGCAAAGGAATGTCCGACATTGCCGGCGAACGGCGGCGGCGCAAAACTGACCGATTTCTTCGGCAAACCGATCCGGCCCGACGAGAACGTGCTGGACCTGCTGGTCGAAAGTACCGCGCGCGAGGGTGGCAAGGTGGAAGTGTTGCACGGCGAAGCCGGGAACCGCCTGAAAGAGGAGGGAGCCGGCATCGGCGCGTTCTTGAGATATTGA
- a CDS encoding endonuclease III, which yields TILSQNTNDTNSGRAYDAMRETYPTWEEVMSAPPRQLEKVLRPGGLARTKTARIQRILRSIADGGTLSLDSLAEMTNEEAEAYLLGFDGVGYKTARCVLMFELGRDVFPIDTHIHRVLMRVGVIPQRMNVDRAHQHLPGLIEKGRCYPLHINLIRHGRRLCHPKNPKCSACPLRRRCAFYFVEGSLSKTGATSGPLKPSDRRKKLTAD from the coding sequence ACGATTCTGTCGCAGAACACGAACGACACCAACAGTGGCCGGGCCTACGACGCCATGCGCGAGACCTACCCGACGTGGGAAGAGGTGATGTCCGCCCCGCCACGGCAACTCGAGAAAGTTCTCAGACCCGGCGGCCTCGCAAGAACCAAAACCGCACGCATTCAGCGCATCCTGAGATCGATCGCGGATGGCGGGACGCTTTCGCTGGACTCCCTCGCGGAAATGACCAATGAAGAGGCCGAGGCGTACCTGCTGGGGTTTGACGGCGTGGGCTACAAGACCGCGCGGTGCGTGCTCATGTTTGAGCTCGGCCGCGATGTATTCCCCATCGACACCCACATCCATCGTGTATTGATGCGCGTGGGGGTCATCCCGCAACGCATGAATGTAGACCGCGCGCATCAGCATCTCCCGGGGCTCATCGAGAAAGGGCGGTGTTACCCGCTGCACATCAACCTGATTCGCCACGGACGGCGGCTTTGTCATCCGAAGAACCCGAAGTGCTCGGCATGTCCGCTCCGGCGCCGGTGCGCTTTCTACTTCGTCGAGGGCAGCCTTTCGAAAACAGGCGCCACTTCCGGACCTTTGAAGCCGTCAGACCGCCGAAAGAAGCTCACCGCGGACTAG
- a CDS encoding GNAT family N-acetyltransferase → VHRIWEEVGWQERENIRHQERLDAFLSSGNAVVADVNGAAECAVLMTPGQMRYVDTDLSLACVRAVCTSHVAKRQGLAKRLTAQALALEAGNGAEVAALGMFDQGFYNLLGFGTGACEHLFLIDPGHIRVDAGFRPPCRFGAGDYEAVHQCRISRRRVHGSCILLPPEMTRADMLGSKDAFGLGYRDASSGALSHAMWILPEKPGAGPYWLSWMAYKTAGQLRELLALISGMGDQVRVVKLFEPPGISLQDVLRNPFRELSVREEGRFKLSQKAFAARQARILDLPKCLAKTHLRCGEMRFNLNVADPIAQYLDDGTAWRGTAGAYIVTLGADCAARAGTAKELPTLRASINAFTRMWLGAVPATGLAVTDELDGPQELLEELDWAFRLPAPRFDWPF, encoded by the coding sequence GTTCACCGCATCTGGGAGGAGGTGGGGTGGCAGGAACGTGAAAACATCCGCCATCAGGAGCGCCTGGATGCATTCCTTTCGTCGGGGAACGCGGTAGTTGCCGATGTCAACGGGGCCGCCGAATGCGCGGTCCTCATGACGCCTGGCCAGATGCGATACGTGGATACGGACCTCTCGCTGGCCTGCGTCCGGGCGGTCTGCACGAGCCATGTCGCAAAAAGGCAGGGGCTCGCGAAGCGTCTTACCGCGCAGGCTCTTGCGCTCGAAGCCGGGAACGGCGCGGAAGTGGCCGCACTGGGCATGTTCGACCAAGGTTTCTACAACCTGCTCGGGTTCGGAACGGGCGCCTGCGAACATCTATTCCTGATCGATCCGGGCCACATCCGCGTGGACGCGGGGTTTCGGCCGCCATGTCGTTTCGGAGCCGGGGACTATGAGGCAGTGCATCAATGCCGCATCTCCCGGCGGCGCGTGCATGGTTCCTGCATACTATTGCCCCCTGAAATGACGCGCGCGGATATGTTGGGCTCGAAAGACGCGTTCGGCTTGGGGTACCGCGACGCCTCCTCCGGCGCGTTGTCGCACGCCATGTGGATTTTGCCTGAGAAACCCGGCGCCGGACCGTATTGGCTCTCCTGGATGGCATATAAGACTGCCGGGCAACTCAGGGAACTCCTTGCTCTGATATCGGGAATGGGCGATCAAGTGCGCGTGGTCAAGCTTTTCGAGCCGCCGGGGATATCCCTCCAGGATGTCCTCCGGAATCCATTTCGCGAGCTGAGCGTGCGCGAAGAAGGCCGCTTCAAACTCAGCCAGAAGGCCTTCGCTGCGAGGCAAGCCCGCATCCTGGACCTCCCGAAATGCCTGGCCAAAACTCATTTGCGGTGCGGCGAGATGCGGTTCAACCTGAATGTTGCCGACCCCATCGCGCAGTACCTGGACGACGGCACGGCATGGCGCGGTACCGCGGGCGCCTATATCGTCACGCTCGGGGCTGATTGCGCCGCTCGAGCAGGAACAGCGAAGGAACTCCCCACACTGCGGGCGTCGATCAATGCGTTCACGCGAATGTGGCTGGGGGCCGTGCCGGCGACGGGGCTCGCGGTCACCGATGAATTGGACGGGCCGCAGGAGTTGCTCGAGGAGTTGGACTGGGCGTTCCGCCTTCCCGCACCGCGGTTCGACTGGCCGTTCTAG